In Crinalium epipsammum PCC 9333, the genomic window TGCGGGAGAAACTTCTGTCTGTGGACGGTTTCCTTCCGTACAGCTAGTTAAGATAACTAAAAGCATTGCAGACATAATAAATTTGGGCATTTCAACTCAACTCCCTTATATTTAGATATTGATACTCACAGGTCTAAAAGCACTGAGATTTTACGGACAGAGTAAGCTTAGACAACACTTAAAGTTTAACTCTCGCTACTGTTGTCTGTGCTATCTGTTAAAATCTCATCCCCGCTTTGAAAGTACAAGACTTACGCCAACAGTAAAATTATGCTTGTAGGGGCGGGTTGCACCAAAAATTTCTGCTTCCAAAATTGATATAGATAAACCCGCCCTGACAGATGTGGATGATTTCTGTGTAAGTCCTAAAGTACAAACAATTAATGCTTTTGTCAGTTTAAGTTTAATATCCTCGTCGCTAAAATTGAGTAAGTAGAACACAACAAACAAAAATTAAGCGTGACTACAGAAAAAATCAAGTTTGGAGAACAGATAGTTAATAAATTCATTGAACTGGTGTTGTCAAATCTGATTGATGCCGAACATCTGCAAGTTAGAGTTAAAGCCAACCTCAAACAATTAGCTCGTGGCGAACTCGATGGGTTAGCTATTGAGATGTACGGTTTTCTCCTGCGCCAACACCTGCGCGTAGCTTTCTTGCGCTTCGATATCGGGTCATCGGCTGTCAATACCGAAAGTATAATGCACCGAAAAATCGAATTACTGCATCCATCCGTTGGACGGATGCAAATGGCTCTCGATCAAGAACAGTTAACCAATGCACTCAACACCCAACTGGTATCTTCATCACAGGAACAGTTTCATTTCTTTGGGCTAAGGCAAATCAATTGCCAGCTACGGGCAGATAGGGCAATGGTATTCCACTTTGATTGGATAAATGCTGAAGAAATTGAATCTGGAACTTGCACCGCCACACCCCAAATTACGACCGATGGCAGTAGGGTTCTGCTAGAGCAACGTCAGGTTGAAGGTAAAGAACTACCAACTGAATTAATCAACGCAGTCAGCCAACAAGTAAGCGACATCTTGAGCCTAAGCGACATTGCCAATCGTGGTACAGCTTTTCACTTTCAACAGCTTGATATCGAAGCAGGCAAAATTACAGTGCAAGCAGCCACCCAGATAGAACATTTTCCCACAAATTAATATAATTAATAATTTTGCCAACCCCCTTGCCCCCTCCTTTTAATGAGGTAAGCGTTGGTAAGTATATCCTGTTGGTTATGAAGATACCCGCATTATCATCTTGCCCCCTCCTTTTAACGAGGTAAGCGTTGGTAAGTATATCCTGTTGGTTATGAAGATACCCGCATTATCATCTTGCTCCCTCCCCTTTATAAGGGGAGGGTTGGGGAGGGGTATACTTTAGCTACAGTACGTTGCCAAAGACTCTAAAACCAGTTTCGCTGCACTAACACGGATCATAAAAATTTTCCCTCCAAATTCGCGATAAGCTGAAAATTGAAGTGAACGACAAGGGTAACTTATGGTGCAGTTAAGAAGTTTTCGACATTTAGCTGTCTTTGCTATTTCCTTGCTTGTTTGGCTTGCAAGCTGGGTATTTACTCCCCCTGCCTTAGCACTAACTCAAATACAACTTTCTAACTTGTCATACCACAGATGTCCAGCAGAGTTCTCAAAAGGTGCTGTCACCAGTGGTGGAGTTACTGACGCAGCCAACTGTTTTATGATCACAGGCAAAGCAGATAATAAATCAGGTAAATCTGTATACGATGCCGATATTTTTGGTCGTATTTATGATGCTGACAACAATTCTGTCATGCAAAACAGAACTCGTCTAGGTTTGATCGAAGAACTACCACCAGGCATTAGCGATTTTGAATTAAGAATCACTGTACCTGCGAATTTACCAACACCTCTGCAACTCAAACAATTCAAAGCAGCAGGATTTAGCGGTAGAGTTCGCCGTTGACATCCTACCGCAATTAATCAAACCAATTGCAACCCCTATCGGATTTAAAACCCAACACTTGATGAGATTGCAGGAGTAAATAGTCCTGCCACAATTTGCAGCAGAAAAATTGCCAACATTGGAGAGATATCCAATGTACCGCCCAAAGGTGGAATAAAAGAACGGAATAAATCGAGATAGGGGTCAGTCAGAGGACTCAATGTAGCTGTAATCTGATTCATCCACTCGACTGTAGGAAACCAAGTCAAAAGAATCCGAACCACCAGCAGAAAAATATAGATTTGCAGGAAGTAATAGATGCTAGTAGTTAGCAGGGCAGCAGATGAACTCATGGATAGTACAGTTTATTAAGTAACGGATCTGTTTACTTCTAGCTTACTTCAGCAGTATCAACAGTGGAGAAGAGATGCTACTTTAGGATTCAATACCGCGCGATCGCTCTTGATCTATCTCCACAGCATTACCATTGACATTCCCTAGTGATAACCGCACTTCATCAATCGCTGTATTGAGTTGAGCAATTTTATCCTCTAAACTGCGACGAGAAGTTTCAATACTGTCAGATTCGCTAAGTTGCCGTCGCCTAGATTTTCTCGGCTTACCTTCGGACAAAGTAGGATTAATTAAAGATTGCTCCGATTCTTCGGCTTCTGAAGTTTGTTTAGCAGCAAATAGCGCCCCAACAACTCCACCAGCTATACCACCTAGTATAGTTCCAAGCAAGAATCCACTTGTAAAACCATCGCGCTGACTCATATCAAGAAAGAAATTAAAGATTTGAGATTTGAGATTAATTTCAGCTTATCGCCTGGTTGACCTAGCTGCATACGCAAATTAGGGGTGGCGCATCTTCACAAAAATCACCAATTTACCCCTCACCCCTCACTCAGTCCTAAACTTAAGTGCCGAAAGTGCGATCGCCTGCATCTCCCAAACCAGGTACAATAAACCCTTTACTATTTAACCCCTCATCAATAATCGCAGTATAAATAACCAAGCTAGGATAATGCGTTCCCAGTTGTTGCAAAGCTGGTGGAGCAGCAACTACAGAAATAATTCGCACAAAAGCTGGATTAACACCACGTTTAATTAATTCTGTCATAGCAGCCATAATTGTTCCCCCAGTCGCTAACATTGGTTCTGTAATTAAAACCCTTGTTTCGGGGTCAAATTGTTCTGGTAATTTATTTAAGTAACAGCTAGGCTCAAGCGTTTCCTCATTACGCACAATCCCCAAATGGTAAATTGAAGCAAGTGG contains:
- a CDS encoding LmeA family phospholipid-binding protein, which gives rise to MTTEKIKFGEQIVNKFIELVLSNLIDAEHLQVRVKANLKQLARGELDGLAIEMYGFLLRQHLRVAFLRFDIGSSAVNTESIMHRKIELLHPSVGRMQMALDQEQLTNALNTQLVSSSQEQFHFFGLRQINCQLRADRAMVFHFDWINAEEIESGTCTATPQITTDGSRVLLEQRQVEGKELPTELINAVSQQVSDILSLSDIANRGTAFHFQQLDIEAGKITVQAATQIEHFPTN
- a CDS encoding YggT family protein; its protein translation is MSSSAALLTTSIYYFLQIYIFLLVVRILLTWFPTVEWMNQITATLSPLTDPYLDLFRSFIPPLGGTLDISPMLAIFLLQIVAGLFTPAISSSVGF
- the upp gene encoding uracil phosphoribosyltransferase — encoded protein: MAIQLRIHVPPHPLIKHWLGVVRDAQTPTTLFRSAMTELGRWLTYEAIRDWLPSIETTVQTPLAECPATFINPQVPVAVVPILRAGLALLEGAQPLLPLASIYHLGIVRNEETLEPSCYLNKLPEQFDPETRVLITEPMLATGGTIMAAMTELIKRGVNPAFVRIISVVAAPPALQQLGTHYPSLVIYTAIIDEGLNSKGFIVPGLGDAGDRTFGT